AAGCAGGGAATTCCTTTTCCGCCCTCCACCTAGCTCTTCTCCCTTTCCCAGCTTGATGAACGGGTCGATCCCGATCTTTTTCGCCGTCTTCGCGAGCGTCGGCTTGCTGACCACAGCGGCGCGCAGCTTCGTCAATTCTCCTTCCTCATATTGAGGGTATGCCTCATACAGCTCATGGCTGATGATCAACTCCAAAACAGCATCACCGAGAAACTCGAGCTTTTCATAATGTTCGCCGCGCTCCTCGGGCAGTTCGTTCACGTAGGAAGGATGGCAAAGCGCCTGATTGAGCAGGTCGATGCGCCGCATATGCACGCCGAGGAGTTTTTCCAGATCCTTCAGCTCTTTGCGCCTTTCAGAATCGTTCCCCATGACGGTGGAATTATTCAAATTTCTTGAAGATAATGGTTGCATTAGTTCCGCCAAACCCAAATGAATTGCTCATTGCATACGTGATATCCATCTGGCGCGCAACGTTCGGCACGTAGTCCAGATCGCACTCCGGATCCGGCTCCTCATAATTGATCGTGGGCGGGGCCGTCCCAGTCTGAATCGCCAGAAGAGTCGCGATCGCTTCAACTCCTCCGGCCGCGCCGAGCAAATGTCCCATATGGGATTTTGTCGAGCTCAGCGCCAGCTTCCGGGCATGATCTCCGAAAACCCGCTTCACCGCCTCAGTCTCAAGTTTATCATTGAGCTGAGTTGACGTCCCATGCGCGTTGATGTAGGAAATAGATTCGGGCGCCGTCGCCGAACTTTTCAGCGCCGCCCGCATGCAACGTGCGGCTCCCTCACCTTCGGGAGAGGGGGCAGTGATATGATAGGCATCGGCAGACATGCCATAGCCGATAATCTCACCCAGGATAACTGCTCCTCGCTTTTGAGCATGCCCCAGTTCCTCGAGCAGGATGACTCCGGCCCCCTCCGCCATCACAAAACCGTCTCGATTCCGATCGAACGGCCTGCTGGCGCGCTCAGGATGATCATTATGCGAGGTAGAGAGGGCGCGCATCGCGCAGAAGCCGCCGATTCCCATCGGCGTAAGCGCAGATTCCGTCCCGCCCGCCAGCATCAAATCCGCTTCACCGCGCTGTATGATGCGATAGGCGTCTCCAATGGCATGCGTTCCGCTTGCGCATGCGGTGCTGACGGCCGTGTTGGGGCCCCTCAGGTTGAAATGCATGGCCACCACTCCGGGAGCCATATTGATGATGAGCATCGGAATGCAGAATGGACTCAGTCGTTTCGGTCCTCTATCGAGAAGGACCAGATGCTGTTCTTCAATGATGGTCAGCCCGCCGACGCCGGAGCCGATCAGCACGCCGAACATGTCTCGATCGACCTTTTCCAGATCGATGCCGGAATGTTCGAGCGCCATCTTGCTCGCGGCAAAAGCGAATTGAGCGAAACGATCCATTCGCTTCGCTTCTTTGGAAGAGAGGAACTGGTCAGGTTGAAAGTTTTCAACAATGCCAGCTATTTTGGAAGAGAAGTCAGTCGTATCGAAGGAGGATATCCGGCGGATGCCGGAGCGGCCGGATGTGAGGGAATCCCAGAATTTCTCCAACGCGTTCCCCACCGGCGAAATGACGCCCGCCCCTGTCGCCACTACACGTCTGTTCATACGTTCGCCTGCAGATCGCGCTCCATCACAGACTCTTGATGAAGTCGATCGCGTTGCGGACCGTCATGATCTTCTCCGCCTGCTCATCGGTGATCTCGATGTCGAACTCGTCCTCGAGCGTCATGATCAACTCGACGACATCAAGCGAGTCGGCACCCAGATCGTCGATAAATTTGGCGTCATCCGTTACCTGCTCCATGCCGATCTCGAGCTTGTCACTGATTATTTCCCTGATCTTGTCCTCGCTCACATTCACCATTGTCGATATATGCTCCTTTCACCCCGGTTTTTTCCCGTCTTCCCGTCTGACGGATGACCTACATCGCTATGCCGCCGTCGGTTCGGATGATCTCTCCCGTTATGTAATCCGCGGCCGGAGAGGCGAGAAATCTGACTACTTCGGCAACATCATTCGGTTCGCCTAACCTGCCGAGCGGGATCAGCCTCAGCAACTCCTCCCGCGCCTTTTCCGGCAGCTCTTCCGTCATTGCCGTTCTTATGTACCCGGGAGCCACGCAATTGACCGTGATATTGCGGGATGCCAGCTCGCGGGCGGCCGATTTGGTGAGTCCTATGATGCCCGCCTTCGAAGCGCAATAGTTGACCTGCCCCGGATTGCCGATCATACCGACCACAGACGCGATGTTGATGATTTTGCCGCTGTGCTGGCGGATCATCGTCCGGGCTGCGGCCTTGGTGCAGTTGAACGTTCCTTTCAGATTTGTATCGATAACCGCGTCCCAGTCCGCCTCTTTCAGCCGGACCAGGAGATTGTCCGCTGTGATGCCTGCATTATTTACCAGGATATCGATGCGGCCGAATCGAGTGACGACGTCGGCGGCAAAGCTCGAAACCTCTTCGGTGTTCGAGACGTCCAATCGGAAAGCATATGCTGTTCCGCCCCGAGATTGGATTAAGTGTGCGGTCCTCTCGCCGCCCTCGAGCCTGCGGCTGCATACGGCTACGGTTGCGCCGTCTTCGGCGAGCGCCAGAGCTATGGCTTGCCCGATCCCGCGCGAGCCTCCCGTCACTATGGCAACTTTTCCCTTTAGCAGGTTACCGCGTCGCTCCATGAAAATGTTTGTACACTTGCTCCAAAGATTCGGGCGTCTCGGCGTTCAAACAGACCGCGGAACCGTTGACGCGTTTCAACAGGCCGCTGAGCACTTTGCCGGGACCGACCTCTATGAAAGTGTCGGCGCCTTCCTTGAGCATATTCGTGATTGAATGCTGCCACCGAACCGGACTGCAAATCTGCCTGAGCAAATTCTCCCTGATCTGTTCCGCGTCCACCGTGACCGCGGCCGACACATTGGGATAGAAAGCGGCGGCCGGAGCGGAAATCCTGGCAGACGAAATCGATTGCTCGAACCGCTCCGCGGCCGGACGCATCAGCCTCGAGTGAAAAGCCCCCGACACTGAAAGCGCAACGGCTCGCTTTGCGCCTCTTTTCTTCGCCTCTTCGCCCGCAAGGCGCACCGCCTCGGGCTCTCCGGAGATGACGACTTGTTCGGCCGAATTGAAATTGGCAACGTCGACAATCCCCCCATCGATCCGTCGGCAAACCTCCTCAACCATCTTATCGTCCAGCCCCAAAATCGCACACATAGTCCCGGTCTTTTGCTCGCATGCATATTGCATGCACGTCGCCCTCGAATAGACGAGGCCGACCGCATCCTCAAAATCGATTGCGCCGCCCGCCACCAGCGCAGAATACTCGCCCAGACTGTGGCCCGCTACAATGTCGGGACGCAGTCCCATCGAGAAGAGAACTTTGGATACGGCGACGCTGAGTGCAAAGATGGCCGGCTGAGCGTAGCGGGTCTGCCTCAGTGTCTCTTCCGGACCTTCGAACATTACCTCCCGCAGGTCGGATCCGAGAACATGCTCGGCCTGCTCGAGAACGCGACACGCTTCCGGATACGTGGTGCACAGAGATTTGCCCATTCCGACGTACTGGCTGCCCTGTCCAGGAAAGATCCACGCGATTTTGCCCATCACAAACCCCGTTTCCGTCAGATGCCGGATTATTTTTCAGTCGTCAATACAACCTGACGTCCCTTGTAGAATCCGCATTCGGGACAAACTCGGTGAGG
Above is a window of Candidatus Abyssobacteria bacterium SURF_5 DNA encoding:
- the rnc gene encoding ribonuclease III; the encoded protein is MQPLSSRNLNNSTVMGNDSERRKELKDLEKLLGVHMRRIDLLNQALCHPSYVNELPEERGEHYEKLEFLGDAVLELIISHELYEAYPQYEEGELTKLRAAVVSKPTLAKTAKKIGIDPFIKLGKGEELGGGRKRNSLLADALEALIGAIYLDGGLKMAREFILQHFSDEIERLDKDQQKMDYKSILQEKTQMRFQTLPKYTVVRESGPPHDRTYDVLLTIKDEPYGIGTGRNKKEAQQNAARAALKKMEEQ
- the fabF gene encoding beta-ketoacyl-[acyl-carrier-protein] synthase II: MNRRVVATGAGVISPVGNALEKFWDSLTSGRSGIRRISSFDTTDFSSKIAGIVENFQPDQFLSSKEAKRMDRFAQFAFAASKMALEHSGIDLEKVDRDMFGVLIGSGVGGLTIIEEQHLVLLDRGPKRLSPFCIPMLIINMAPGVVAMHFNLRGPNTAVSTACASGTHAIGDAYRIIQRGEADLMLAGGTESALTPMGIGGFCAMRALSTSHNDHPERASRPFDRNRDGFVMAEGAGVILLEELGHAQKRGAVILGEIIGYGMSADAYHITAPSPEGEGAARCMRAALKSSATAPESISYINAHGTSTQLNDKLETEAVKRVFGDHARKLALSSTKSHMGHLLGAAGGVEAIATLLAIQTGTAPPTINYEEPDPECDLDYVPNVARQMDITYAMSNSFGFGGTNATIIFKKFE
- the acpP gene encoding acyl carrier protein; amino-acid sequence: MVNVSEDKIREIISDKLEIGMEQVTDDAKFIDDLGADSLDVVELIMTLEDEFDIEITDEQAEKIMTVRNAIDFIKSL
- the fabG gene encoding 3-oxoacyl-[acyl-carrier-protein] reductase, encoding MERRGNLLKGKVAIVTGGSRGIGQAIALALAEDGATVAVCSRRLEGGERTAHLIQSRGGTAYAFRLDVSNTEEVSSFAADVVTRFGRIDILVNNAGITADNLLVRLKEADWDAVIDTNLKGTFNCTKAAARTMIRQHSGKIINIASVVGMIGNPGQVNYCASKAGIIGLTKSAARELASRNITVNCVAPGYIRTAMTEELPEKAREELLRLIPLGRLGEPNDVAEVVRFLASPAADYITGEIIRTDGGIAM
- the fabD gene encoding [acyl-carrier-protein] S-malonyltransferase translates to MGKIAWIFPGQGSQYVGMGKSLCTTYPEACRVLEQAEHVLGSDLREVMFEGPEETLRQTRYAQPAIFALSVAVSKVLFSMGLRPDIVAGHSLGEYSALVAGGAIDFEDAVGLVYSRATCMQYACEQKTGTMCAILGLDDKMVEEVCRRIDGGIVDVANFNSAEQVVISGEPEAVRLAGEEAKKRGAKRAVALSVSGAFHSRLMRPAAERFEQSISSARISAPAAAFYPNVSAAVTVDAEQIRENLLRQICSPVRWQHSITNMLKEGADTFIEVGPGKVLSGLLKRVNGSAVCLNAETPESLEQVYKHFHGATR